In the Phenylobacterium soli genome, GCCTGCGCCATCTCGGCGAACCGGCCGCCGCTCGCCACCAGGCTCTCGAACGTCCCGCGCTCGACGATGCGGCCCTTCTCCAGGACGAGGATCAGGTCGGCGTCCATCACCGTGGAGAGACGGTGGGCGATGATGAAGGTCGTGCGGCCCTGCGCCGCCGCGTCCAGCGCCTGCTTCACCTTGGCCTCGGTGACCGTGTCGAGGGCGCTCGTCGCCTCGTCGAGGATCAGGATCGGCGCGTCCTTGAGGATCGCCCGGGCGATGGCCAACCGCTGGCGCTCGCCGCCGGAGAGGAGCTGCCCCCGCTCGCCGATCACATAGTCGAGCCCGCCCGGCTTCTCCTTGACGAACTCCCAGGCCTGGGCCGCCTCCAGCGCGGCGGTCAGCTCCGCCTCGCTGGCCCCCGGCCGGGCGAGCCGCAGATTGTCGGCGATCGAGCGGTTGAAGAGGCCGGCGTCCTGGAACACCACCCCGATCGCCTGGCGCAGGGAGGCCAGGGTGAGGCGGCGGATGTCGCGCCCGTCGATGCGGATCTCGCCGAGGTCCGGGTCGCGCAGCCGCTGCATCAGCGCCATCATCGTCGTCTTGCCGGCCCCCGAATGGCCGACCAGGGCCACGGTCGCGCCCGCCGGCACCTCGAGGCTGACGTCGAACAGGCCAAGCTCGGCCTCCTCGACGATCCAGTGGCTGACCCGCTCGAACGCGATCTGCCCCCTCACGTCCTCCAGCGCCTCGGCGTCCGGCCGGTCCGGCGAGCCCGGCCGCTCGTCCACGAGGTCGAAGAAGTTGCGCATGGCCGGAGCGTTGCGCACCACGCCGGAGATCGAGCCCGACAGGGTGTCGAGCCGGCCGATCAGCAGGCCCGCGAAGCCGCCGAACGAGACGATCTCGCCCAGGCTCGCCCGCCCGTGCTGGGCCAGCCAGGCGCCGACCCCGAAGATCGCCACCAGCGCCAGGGTCGAGGCCGCCCGCGTCAGCACCGTCAGCACCCCATACCAGCGGATCACCGGGAAGAGCGCCTTCAGGAGGTCGCCGGTCAGGGCCTGCAGGGCCGCGGTCTCGCTCTTCAGGTTGGCGTAGGCCTGCACCACCGGCACGTTGGAGATCACGTCGCCCAGCCGCCCGTAATAGGCCTGGGCCTCCTCGTTCACACGCTGCTGGCCGGTCTCGGTCTTGCGCATGACGAGCAGGTTGGCGGCCACATAGACCACCGCCAGCGCGGCGAGGACGCTGGCCATCGCCACGTTCATCGAGAAGGCCACCGGGAACAGCAGCGCCAGGGCGAAGATCGCCGGCAGCTGCTCGCGCATGAAGCCCAGCAGCAGCTGGAACAGGGCCTCGCCGCCGGCGAACACCACCTGCATCAGCTTGCCTGTGCCCCGCGCCGAGACCCGCGCGATCGGCAGGGTGATGGCGTTGTCGAAGGCCCGCGTCATGGCCGCAAGGCGCCGCCGGTGCGCGATACGGTCGGCGAACACCGAGGCGGTCACACCGGCCGCGACCGAGATCACCGAAAGGCTCGCCCAGGCGGCGATGTAGCGCCACACGTGCCCGCCCGGCTGGGCCAGCGCCCCGATCACCTTGCCGAACAGGATCGGGTCGAGCAGCGCCAGCGCGCCCAGCGCCAGGTTCGCCGCCATCACCAGGATGGCCGCGCGGGCTTCGGTCCTCAGCTGGCTGAGGCCGCGGGCGTAGGCGGTGGCGAGCAGCATGGATCCAGGTCGGCGAACCGCGGCGCGCGGCGCGCCGAATGTGGGCCAGCCGACATCCGGGCCCAATGACCTCAGCCGTCCGGAAGGCTGCGGCCTGTTGAAGCATGGCCGCTCGCCGGCTAGGTCGGCGTGCGGTCCGCCGCGAGCCGGAACACCGCGTCGGCGCGCGGCGGCATCTCCTCGAGAATCCAGCGTGTCAGCCGCTCGTAGTGGGCGACGAAGCGGCCGATCTGGCCCGGCGCCATGCCGCCGCCGGTGCGCTCGCGCAGCTTGGCCTCCTGCTCCTCGCGCCAGGCGGCCACGGTCTCGAACCCCGGCGCGGCGAGCAGCGCCAGCCGGTCGAGGCGGGCGAACAGCGGGGCGTAGGCGCCGGCGAGCGCCGTGTTGACGAAGCCGCGCCAGCGGCCGTCCGGGTCCTCGTCGCGCTCCAGGGCGTTCACCGGCGCCGCCAACGCCTCTTGGGGCTGTGGCCGCGCCCCGACGCACCAGCCCTCGAACAGCACCACGTCCACCGGACCCTGCGCCACGTCCCAGTCGGCCGCCGGCCTGCGCTCGTCGGCGGCCTTGTCGAAGCGGGGCAGGGGAACAGGGCCCGCCCGCGCCAGCGCCGCCAGCGTCGCCACGCCCAGCGCCGGATCGTGCGTTCCCGGCGGGCCGCGGGTGATCAGCAGCGGATGGACCTCATGCGCCAGGCGGGCGCGCTCGGCCCGCGGCAGGTAGAGGTCATCCAGCGACAGCACCGCGGCGCTCAGCCCATCCTCCGCCAGCAGCGCCTTGACCGCCATGGCCAGGGTCGACTTGCCCGAGCCCTGCGCGCCGCAGATCCCGACCACGACGCTGCGGCCGTTCGCCCGCCGCGCCTCGGCCGCCGTCGCGGCCAGCGGCCGCGCCACGCGCTCCACTGTTTCGCGGTAGCGGTCGGGAAGGCCCTCCGCGGCCAGGAAGTCGTCGAGCCAGGCCATCCGCCCCCAAACGCCCGCCGGGCCTCGGGGGGCGTGCGCATCAGCCCCCGCTGTAGCCGCCGATGATCGGCAGGATCTCGCCGGTGATGTAGCTCGACATCTGGGGGGAGGCCAGGAACACATAGGCCGGGGCGATCTCCTCCGGCTGGGCCGGCCGCTTCATCGGCGTCTGCGACCCGAACTGGGCCACCTTGTCGGCCTGCTTGTCGGCCGGGTTCAGCGGCGTCCACACCGGCCCTGGAGCCACGCAGTTCACCCGGATCCCCTTCTTCAGCAGCGAGGTGCCGAGCGATCGGGTGAAGGCGTGGATGCCGCCCTTGGTCATTGAGTAGTCCAGCAGGTCCTCATTGCCCATGATGCCGGTCACCGAGCCGGTGTTGATGATCGCCGAGCCCGGCTTCAGGTGCGGCACGGCCGCCTTGGCCATGTGGAAATAGCCGTAGAGGTTGGTCTTCACCGTCCGGTCGAAGTGCTCTTCGGTGATCTCCTCGAGCCCGCCGGTGTGCTCCTGGAAGGCGGCGTTGTTGACCAGGATGTCGAGCTTGCCGAGCGCCTTGACGGTGTCCTCCACCGCCGCCTTGGCGAAGTTCGGGTCGGCCACGTCGCCGCTCAGCAGGATAGCGCGCCGGCCCTCCTTCTCGACGGCCTCCTTGGTCAGCTCGGCGTCCTCGTGGCTGTCGAGATAGGCGATGGCCACGTCCGCGCCTTCGCGGGCGAACAGGGCCGCCACCGCCCGGCCGATGCCCGAGTCCGCGCCGGTGATCAGCGCCACCTTGCCCTCCAGCTTGCCGGAGCCCTTCCAGTAGGGCGCATCCCACAGGGGCTTCAGCTCAAGGTCCGCCTCGCGGCCGGGCTTCTCCAGGTGCTGCTTGGGAAAGGGCGGGACCGGATATTCGCGCGCGCCGGTCTGCGGCGGCTTCTCCTGCTCCTCGTGCGGCGCGAAGGAGCGCTGCTCCTTCTCGTCGATCCGGTGCTGGATCTCGCGCTCTTCGCGGGCGGCCCTCTCGGCGCCGTCGCCGAACGCGCCGTGCGGATCGGTGCTGCTCATGGTGTCACCCTCTGGCTTCGTCTGCCGCGCAATCGCCCGGCCGCCTCGAAGGTTCCGTATGCTCGGGCGGCCGGGGCTAGCCCACCGCCTCGGCGTAGACGCTGAGCGCCTGGCGCAGGTCGGCCATCAGGTCCTGCGGATTTTCCAGCCCGACGTGCAGGCGGATCATCGGCCCGCCGTAGTCGCGCTTGAAACTGCGCGTCTTGAACTGCGGGTCGCAGTGGATCGCCAGGCTCTCGAACCCGCCCCAGGAGAAGCCGAGGCCGAACAGCTCCAGGGCGTCCAGGAAGGCGTCGACCGCCGCCTGGGATCCCGGCTTCAGCACGAACGAGAACAGGCCGCAGGCGCCGGTGTAGTCGCGCGCCCACAGGGCGTGGTCCGGGCTCTCCGGCAGGCCGGGATGGATCACCCGCGCGACCTCGGGCTGCAGCATCAGCCAGCGGGCGACGTCCAGCCCGCTCTCGGCATGCCGCGCCATGCGGACGGGGAGGGTCCGCAGGCCGCGCAGCATCTGGTAGGCGTCCTCCGGCGAGACCGCCCAGCCCATGTTCAGCACCCCGTCGTTGAGGGCGCGGACGATCGCCGGGTCCCGCGCCGCGGCCGAGCCCATGAACACGTCCGAATGGCCGCCGACGTACTTGGTCAGCGCCTGGATCGAGATGTCGACGCCGTGCTCCAGCGGCTTGTAGGTCAGGCCTGCGCCCCAGGTGTTGTCGGCGGCCGTCAGGATCTTGCGCCCGGCGGCCAGCTTCGCCACCGCCGCCATGTCCTGCATCTCGAAGCTCAACGAGCCCGGGCTCTCCATCAGGATCAGCCGCGTCGCCGCCGAGGCCCCGCCGACCAGGGTCTCGGGCGGCGTCGCCGGGTCGTAGTAGGTGGTCGTCACGCCGAAGGGCTTCAGCACCTTGTCGCAGAACCGCCGGGTGGGCTTGTAGACCGTGTCGGTGACGAGGATCTCGTCCCCGGCCTTCAGCACGGCGAGCAGGGCGCCGGTCAGGGCCGCAACGCCCGACGGATAGAGCGCCACGCCCACGGCGCCCTCCAGCACCGCCAGGCCTTCCTTCAGCGCCTCGTGCGCCGCCAGGCCCTGCCGGCCGTAGGTGATGTAGTTGTCGTCGTCGTAGAGGGCCGCCGCATTGGGCAGCAGCACGGTCGAGCCCTTCTGGATCGGCGGAGCGACCGTCTTGACCAGCTCCTTCTGCGCGCCGTGCGCGGCGCCCGCGCGGATCAGTCGGGTTTCCTCGGCCATGGCGCACTTAGAGCCCGCCGGGCGGCGGCTTTCAAGGCGCGGCCGGCGCTATCCGCGCCAGCACCGCGGCGATGACCGGCTCCCAGTCGCCGGCCTTGGGTTGCCGGAACAGCCGCGCGCTCGGATACCAAGGCGAGTCCGTGCGCTCCGACATCCAGCGCCAGTCGCCGTTCTCCGCCGGCAGCAGCACCCACACCGGCTTGCCCATCGCCCCGGCCAGATGCGCCACCGAGGTGTCCACCGCGATGACCGTCGACAGGCTGGCGATGATCTCGGCGGTGTCGGCGAAATCCCGCGCGCCCGTATCCTCTGGATGAAGGCTGCGCGCGCCGGCCGCCAGCAGACGCGCGGCCATCGCGTCGGGCAGAGAGCGCGCCTGGTCGTTGTGGTGCTTGGGATCGCCACGCCAGGCGAGGCCGAAGCCCTGGCCCGATATCTCGCCTCGTCCCGGGCTGTCGGCCGTGGCGCGCAGATAGGGCGCGGCGGGCAGGCTCTCCTGCGTCGTACCCAGCCGTCCGGGGATCGACCCGGGCATGATCCAGAAGTCGTGCCGCGGAATGCTCACCTGGCCCTCGGCGACGAGGATCCGCGCCGGCAGCTCGGCGAACAGCCGCGCCAGGGCGGGCGGAACGA is a window encoding:
- a CDS encoding glycosyltransferase family protein, encoding MDPVEARFREAVALQRRGNYAAAVRIYEEILRSRPDLAIAQENLALALLGCGDYGRGFPLYDLRFTRTAGRVPRPTLSFPEWQGEPLAGKSILIWTEQGYGDQIMFARFAPELAARGAQVSILVPPALARLFAELPARILVAEGQVSIPRHDFWIMPGSIPGRLGTTQESLPAAPYLRATADSPGRGEISGQGFGLAWRGDPKHHNDQARSLPDAMAARLLAAGARSLHPEDTGARDFADTAEIIASLSTVIAVDTSVAHLAGAMGKPVWVLLPAENGDWRWMSERTDSPWYPSARLFRQPKAGDWEPVIAAVLARIAPAAP
- a CDS encoding SDR family oxidoreductase → MSSTDPHGAFGDGAERAAREEREIQHRIDEKEQRSFAPHEEQEKPPQTGAREYPVPPFPKQHLEKPGREADLELKPLWDAPYWKGSGKLEGKVALITGADSGIGRAVAALFAREGADVAIAYLDSHEDAELTKEAVEKEGRRAILLSGDVADPNFAKAAVEDTVKALGKLDILVNNAAFQEHTGGLEEITEEHFDRTVKTNLYGYFHMAKAAVPHLKPGSAIINTGSVTGIMGNEDLLDYSMTKGGIHAFTRSLGTSLLKKGIRVNCVAPGPVWTPLNPADKQADKVAQFGSQTPMKRPAQPEEIAPAYVFLASPQMSSYITGEILPIIGGYSGG
- the metC gene encoding cystathionine beta-lyase — protein: MAEETRLIRAGAAHGAQKELVKTVAPPIQKGSTVLLPNAAALYDDDNYITYGRQGLAAHEALKEGLAVLEGAVGVALYPSGVAALTGALLAVLKAGDEILVTDTVYKPTRRFCDKVLKPFGVTTTYYDPATPPETLVGGASAATRLILMESPGSLSFEMQDMAAVAKLAAGRKILTAADNTWGAGLTYKPLEHGVDISIQALTKYVGGHSDVFMGSAAARDPAIVRALNDGVLNMGWAVSPEDAYQMLRGLRTLPVRMARHAESGLDVARWLMLQPEVARVIHPGLPESPDHALWARDYTGACGLFSFVLKPGSQAAVDAFLDALELFGLGFSWGGFESLAIHCDPQFKTRSFKRDYGGPMIRLHVGLENPQDLMADLRQALSVYAEAVG
- a CDS encoding kinase; protein product: MAWLDDFLAAEGLPDRYRETVERVARPLAATAAEARRANGRSVVVGICGAQGSGKSTLAMAVKALLAEDGLSAAVLSLDDLYLPRAERARLAHEVHPLLITRGPPGTHDPALGVATLAALARAGPVPLPRFDKAADERRPAADWDVAQGPVDVVLFEGWCVGARPQPQEALAAPVNALERDEDPDGRWRGFVNTALAGAYAPLFARLDRLALLAAPGFETVAAWREEQEAKLRERTGGGMAPGQIGRFVAHYERLTRWILEEMPPRADAVFRLAADRTPT